In Sphingomonas aliaeris, a single genomic region encodes these proteins:
- a CDS encoding cyclase family protein, whose protein sequence is MPRFIDLSITLDPDVITDPPFMRPTIERVTHRETVGEAAMFFPGITAEAMAGGEGFAASETLTLTTHNGTHLDAPWHYHPTQDEALASGGRPAMTIDEVPLDWCFRPGVKLDFRHLPDGHVVTGAEMEAELERIGHRLQPLDIVLVNTRAGSRLGEADFLGAGVGMGYEATMYLTTRGVRVTGTDAWSWDAPFSHTAKRVADTGDYSLVWEGHKAGREIGYCHMEKLANLESLPPFGFTVSCFPAKVKGGSAGWTRAVAILED, encoded by the coding sequence ATGCCCCGCTTCATCGACCTGTCGATCACCCTCGACCCCGACGTGATCACCGATCCGCCCTTCATGAGGCCCACGATCGAGCGCGTCACGCACCGCGAGACGGTGGGTGAGGCGGCGATGTTCTTCCCCGGCATTACCGCGGAAGCAATGGCGGGGGGCGAAGGCTTCGCGGCGTCCGAGACACTGACGCTGACCACGCACAACGGCACCCACCTCGACGCGCCCTGGCATTACCATCCCACGCAGGACGAGGCGCTCGCAAGCGGCGGGAGGCCGGCGATGACGATCGACGAGGTTCCGCTCGACTGGTGCTTCCGCCCGGGAGTGAAGCTCGACTTCCGGCACCTGCCCGATGGTCATGTGGTGACGGGTGCGGAGATGGAGGCGGAACTCGAGCGGATCGGCCACCGCCTCCAGCCGCTCGACATCGTGTTGGTCAACACCCGCGCCGGTTCCCGCCTGGGCGAAGCCGACTTCCTCGGCGCAGGCGTCGGCATGGGTTATGAGGCGACTATGTATCTTACGACCCGCGGCGTGCGGGTGACCGGAACCGACGCGTGGAGCTGGGACGCGCCGTTCAGCCACACGGCGAAGCGGGTGGCGGACACGGGCGATTATTCACTTGTCTGGGAGGGGCACAAGGCGGGTCGCGAGATCGGCTATTGCCACATGGAGAAGCTCGCCAACTTAGAGAGCCTGCCGCCGTTCGGCTTCACCGTCTCCTGCTTCCCGGCCAAGGTGAAGGGCGGGTCGGCCGGCTGGACCCGCGCCGTCGCGATCCTGGAAGACTGA
- a CDS encoding cytochrome P450: MIAARLAIDPFDEAFLADPYAHHEALREAGPVVWLDAIGAYGMARHAEVSAALRDHEAFCSGRGVGLSDFAIEDPWRPPSLLLETDPPLHDRTRGIMNKVVSLAALKTLRPRWEQTAEALVDRLVEKRRFDAVTELGEAFPMAVFPDTIGVPEDGRELLLVYAASVFNAFGPRNAVFARGEAEAAPAIGWVAQACKRENLSPDGWGAGVYAAADRGECSEAEAERLVRSFLTAGIDTTVNGIGHLVLALATHPDEYANVRANPALEKRALDESLRWDSTVQTFFRTTTRDVEIAGTTIPEGAKVLLFLAAANRDPRRWNDPDRFVADRPTSGHVGFGFGIHQCLGQMVARLEAEVVLRALVRRVRRVTLAGTPERRLNNTLHAIHRLPVGIEPA; encoded by the coding sequence GTGATCGCGGCACGCCTCGCCATCGACCCGTTCGACGAGGCGTTCCTCGCCGATCCGTATGCGCACCACGAGGCGCTGCGGGAAGCGGGGCCGGTGGTCTGGCTCGACGCGATCGGCGCCTATGGCATGGCGCGCCATGCCGAAGTGTCGGCAGCGCTCCGCGACCACGAAGCCTTCTGCTCGGGCCGCGGAGTGGGCCTGTCCGACTTTGCGATCGAGGACCCGTGGCGCCCGCCGTCGCTGTTGCTGGAGACCGATCCGCCGCTGCACGACCGCACGCGCGGGATCATGAACAAGGTGGTCTCGCTCGCCGCGCTGAAGACGCTGCGGCCACGCTGGGAGCAGACTGCCGAGGCGCTGGTCGATCGCCTGGTCGAGAAACGCCGCTTCGACGCGGTGACCGAGCTCGGCGAAGCGTTCCCCATGGCGGTGTTCCCCGACACGATCGGCGTGCCGGAGGACGGACGCGAGCTGCTCCTGGTCTATGCGGCGTCTGTCTTCAACGCCTTCGGCCCGCGCAACGCGGTGTTCGCCCGCGGCGAGGCCGAGGCCGCGCCCGCGATCGGCTGGGTTGCCCAGGCGTGCAAGCGCGAGAACCTGAGCCCCGATGGCTGGGGCGCTGGCGTGTACGCGGCCGCCGACCGCGGCGAGTGCAGCGAGGCTGAGGCGGAGCGGCTGGTGCGCTCCTTCCTGACCGCGGGCATCGACACGACGGTGAACGGCATCGGCCATCTGGTGCTGGCGCTCGCCACCCACCCGGACGAATATGCGAACGTGCGCGCCAACCCTGCGCTGGAGAAGCGTGCGCTCGACGAGAGCCTGCGCTGGGACTCGACGGTGCAGACCTTCTTCCGCACCACGACGCGCGACGTGGAGATCGCCGGCACGACGATCCCCGAGGGCGCCAAGGTGCTGCTTTTCCTGGCCGCAGCGAACCGCGATCCCAGACGGTGGAACGATCCGGACCGCTTCGTCGCCGATCGCCCGACGAGCGGCCATGTCGGCTTCGGCTTCGGCATCCATCAGTGCCTCGGCCAGATGGTGGCGCGCCTGGAGGCGGAAGTCGTCCTGCGCGCGCTCGTCAGGCGCGTCCGCCGCGTCACGCTTGCCGGCACGCCCGAGCGGCGTTTGAACAACACGCTCCATGCGATCCACCGGCTGCCGGTCGGGATCGAGCCGGCTTGA
- a CDS encoding alpha/beta hydrolase family protein, translating into MALLELFPNYIWNLSVAIAMESGGQIGEIVDMCQPIRDAAAGGADAGTPAFMRQWAAMGDKLVALAAEDEAKGRSLSASNKLERAALYLFTAERMQGHGAPGRTESYAKARAAFDRSTTLGRLNRERVEVPLSAGTMPALYTRAPGEDARPVVVFCNGLDSCKELLWWSRLPHELARRGVSTLCVDQPGSGEALRLQNLPVDPHSESWASKAVDWLEQQSDADPKRIGMTGISLGGHFAPRAVAYESRFASGAVWGANHNWREVQDKRMAREGENPVPHYWEHVRWAFGASDQDDFLAKSNAMNLNGHMERIRVPFLVTHGAQDRQISPAYADDLYDQLVNSPRREKVIFTAREGGVEHVGADNMAYGRDLIADWFAETLGGRPA; encoded by the coding sequence ATGGCGCTACTGGAGCTCTTCCCCAACTATATCTGGAACCTGTCCGTCGCGATCGCGATGGAATCGGGCGGGCAGATCGGCGAGATCGTCGACATGTGCCAGCCGATCCGCGACGCGGCGGCAGGGGGCGCGGATGCGGGTACCCCCGCCTTTATGCGGCAATGGGCGGCGATGGGCGACAAGCTCGTCGCGCTCGCCGCCGAGGACGAGGCCAAGGGGCGCAGCCTGTCCGCATCGAACAAGCTGGAGCGCGCCGCTCTCTACCTGTTCACCGCCGAGCGGATGCAGGGCCATGGTGCCCCCGGGCGCACCGAATCCTACGCCAAGGCGCGCGCTGCGTTCGACCGGTCCACCACGCTCGGTCGACTCAACCGCGAGCGAGTTGAGGTGCCGCTGTCCGCCGGCACCATGCCTGCGCTCTATACGCGCGCGCCCGGAGAGGACGCCCGGCCCGTCGTCGTCTTCTGCAACGGCCTCGATAGCTGCAAGGAGCTGCTCTGGTGGAGCCGCCTGCCGCACGAGCTCGCCCGGCGCGGAGTCTCCACGTTGTGCGTCGACCAGCCCGGGTCGGGTGAGGCGCTGCGCCTGCAGAACCTTCCTGTCGATCCGCACAGCGAGAGCTGGGCAAGCAAGGCGGTCGACTGGCTCGAGCAGCAATCCGATGCCGACCCGAAGCGCATCGGCATGACCGGCATCTCCTTGGGCGGCCACTTCGCGCCTCGCGCGGTCGCCTATGAGTCGCGTTTCGCGAGCGGCGCCGTCTGGGGCGCAAATCACAATTGGCGCGAGGTGCAGGACAAGCGCATGGCGCGCGAGGGTGAGAACCCGGTGCCGCACTATTGGGAGCACGTCCGGTGGGCGTTCGGAGCGAGCGACCAGGATGATTTCCTCGCCAAGTCCAACGCCATGAACCTCAACGGCCATATGGAGCGTATTCGCGTGCCGTTCCTCGTCACGCACGGCGCACAGGACCGCCAGATCAGCCCAGCCTATGCCGACGACCTCTACGACCAGCTCGTCAACTCGCCGCGGCGCGAGAAGGTCATCTTCACGGCTCGCGAGGGCGGCGTCGAGCACGTCGGCGCCGACAACATGGCTTATGGTCGCGACCTGATCGCCGACTGGTTTGCCGAGACGCTCGGCGGACGTCCCGCGTGA
- a CDS encoding FAD-dependent oxidoreductase gives MGQPKSVLVVGAGIGGLTAAIALRAKGFDVDVIERDPHWSVYGVGIIQQGNVVRAMTELGLIDDYLDAGVGFDFVEVCIPTGAIVARIPTPRLVPDRPANVGIGRRALQKVLGERTRAAGAKIRLGVTAEALDDDGAGASVHFSDGSDGRYDLVVGADGLFSQTRATLFPDAPRPEFTGQAVWRYNFPRLPELDALRVFEGQTGVGLVPLSDTLMYMYVTTPEPGNPWYPREGLAAVMRAKLSGVPAPLIQSLAHQITDDAEVVYKPLEWLFVDGPWHKGRVVLLGDAIHATTPHLGQGAGMAIEDSIVLADELARTDDIEAALTRYRERRLDRCRYIVEASRAICLGQIGLGPLIENATATREMFARIAEPI, from the coding sequence ATGGGTCAGCCGAAGAGCGTCCTTGTTGTCGGAGCGGGCATCGGCGGATTGACCGCGGCCATCGCCCTTCGCGCGAAAGGTTTCGACGTCGATGTGATCGAACGCGACCCGCATTGGTCGGTCTACGGCGTCGGCATCATCCAGCAGGGCAACGTCGTCCGCGCAATGACCGAGCTCGGCCTGATCGACGATTATCTGGATGCGGGCGTCGGCTTCGACTTCGTCGAGGTCTGCATCCCGACCGGCGCGATCGTAGCACGCATCCCGACTCCGCGGCTGGTGCCCGACCGGCCCGCCAACGTCGGCATCGGGCGGCGTGCGCTTCAGAAGGTTCTTGGCGAGCGGACGCGGGCCGCAGGCGCTAAGATACGGCTTGGCGTCACTGCGGAGGCGCTGGACGACGATGGCGCCGGCGCATCGGTGCACTTCAGCGACGGAAGCGATGGCCGCTACGATCTCGTCGTCGGCGCAGACGGGCTCTTCTCGCAGACCCGCGCCACGCTTTTTCCCGACGCCCCGAGGCCCGAGTTCACCGGTCAAGCGGTGTGGCGCTACAACTTTCCACGGTTACCCGAACTCGACGCGTTGCGGGTGTTCGAGGGACAGACCGGCGTCGGGCTCGTGCCACTCTCCGATACATTGATGTATATGTATGTGACGACGCCGGAGCCGGGCAACCCTTGGTACCCACGCGAGGGGCTGGCCGCGGTGATGCGGGCCAAGCTCTCAGGCGTACCGGCGCCGCTGATCCAGAGCCTGGCGCACCAGATCACCGATGACGCGGAGGTCGTCTACAAGCCGTTGGAATGGCTGTTTGTCGATGGTCCGTGGCATAAAGGCCGGGTCGTGCTACTCGGCGACGCGATTCACGCGACCACGCCGCACCTGGGGCAAGGTGCGGGCATGGCGATCGAGGACTCGATCGTGCTCGCCGACGAACTCGCCCGAACCGACGATATCGAAGCGGCACTCACGCGCTATCGCGAGCGTCGCCTCGATCGCTGCCGGTATATCGTGGAGGCGAGCCGCGCGATCTGCCTGGGCCAGATCGGCCTGGGTCCGCTCATCGAGAATGCCACCGCCACGCGCGAGATGTTCGCGCGCATCGCTGAACCGATCTGA
- a CDS encoding oxidoreductase, whose translation MEDIGVGLVGYGLGGRAFHAPYIRVTEGLTLRAVVSRDPAKVHADLPGMPVVPNIAELLAIDGIDLVVVSSPDHLHADHALVALEAGKHVLVDKPFATTLTDARRIRAAAEQRGRLLTVFHNRRWDGDFLTLHKLMADGVLGEIVLFESHFDRWRPIPARVWKEERQGGSWLDLGPHLVDQALVLFGVPDGVTADIATFRAGATAPDYFHVILRYPTRRVILHSSKVAKDHDLRFVVHGTKGTWIKHGIDPQEAATVAGTLPGGDDWGRSFKPGVLTLDASSTPASVFDLPGNYRLFWGQLAAAIRGHGPNPVPADEALAVMEVLEAALESSLERREMTLPPRSS comes from the coding sequence ATGGAGGATATCGGTGTCGGGCTGGTCGGCTATGGCCTGGGCGGACGAGCCTTTCATGCGCCCTACATTCGTGTGACCGAGGGACTGACCCTCAGGGCTGTCGTGTCGCGTGATCCGGCAAAGGTGCATGCCGATCTTCCCGGAATGCCGGTCGTGCCGAACATCGCCGAATTGCTCGCTATAGACGGCATCGACCTCGTCGTCGTATCCAGTCCCGATCACCTGCATGCGGATCATGCGCTGGTCGCTCTGGAAGCCGGCAAGCACGTCCTCGTGGACAAACCCTTCGCCACGACCCTGACGGACGCTCGACGAATCCGCGCCGCCGCCGAGCAGCGCGGCAGGCTCCTCACCGTGTTCCACAATCGCCGATGGGATGGCGACTTTCTCACCCTCCACAAGCTGATGGCGGATGGCGTTCTCGGCGAGATCGTTCTGTTCGAAAGTCATTTCGACCGCTGGCGACCGATACCCGCGCGCGTCTGGAAGGAGGAACGCCAGGGCGGATCATGGCTCGACCTGGGTCCTCACCTCGTCGATCAGGCCCTGGTGCTCTTTGGCGTTCCGGACGGGGTCACGGCGGACATCGCCACCTTCCGAGCGGGAGCCACCGCACCCGACTATTTCCACGTGATCCTGCGTTACCCGACCCGCCGGGTGATCCTGCACTCCAGCAAGGTGGCGAAGGATCACGACCTGCGTTTCGTCGTCCACGGCACGAAAGGCACCTGGATCAAGCACGGGATCGATCCACAGGAGGCGGCGACCGTAGCCGGCACCCTCCCCGGAGGTGACGATTGGGGCCGGAGCTTCAAACCCGGTGTTCTCACCCTCGATGCCTCGTCCACTCCGGCGTCAGTGTTCGATCTGCCCGGAAACTATCGCCTCTTCTGGGGTCAGCTTGCTGCGGCGATCCGGGGACACGGGCCCAATCCCGTGCCGGCGGATGAAGCGCTTGCGGTGATGGAGGTGCTCGAAGCGGCGCTTGAGAGCAGCCTCGAAAGAAGGGAGATGACCTTGCCGCCGCGATCAAGCTAA
- a CDS encoding AbrB/MazE/SpoVT family DNA-binding domain-containing protein, translating to MRRELGISTGDTVLVDVDDGELRVRSVPRAIERARTILRKYVPEGVGLADELIADRRREAERE from the coding sequence ATGCGTCGGGAACTCGGGATCAGCACAGGCGATACGGTCCTTGTTGATGTTGATGACGGCGAATTGCGGGTACGATCCGTGCCGAGGGCCATCGAACGTGCGCGTACCATCCTCAGAAAGTATGTACCTGAGGGTGTCGGTCTGGCTGACGAGCTGATCGCGGACAGGCGTCGCGAGGCCGAGCGTGAGTAG
- a CDS encoding type II toxin-antitoxin system VapC family toxin produces MSSKVVLDASALLCLLNDEPGADRVLDVLNQCVVGATNLGELVSKLRERGLSLDEVREALGGLHLDVRPLSAAQAMTIGDLRPTTKSLGLSLGDRACLALALDLQAEMFTTDADLASADVGISITNVRVAAM; encoded by the coding sequence GTGAGTAGCAAGGTCGTACTCGACGCCTCCGCCCTGCTCTGCCTCCTCAATGACGAACCCGGCGCCGATCGGGTCCTTGATGTGCTGAACCAATGCGTCGTTGGAGCGACCAACCTCGGTGAGCTCGTATCGAAACTCCGGGAACGAGGCTTGTCGCTGGACGAGGTACGCGAGGCGCTTGGAGGGCTGCATCTGGACGTTCGGCCACTATCGGCCGCCCAAGCGATGACGATCGGCGACTTACGACCGACGACGAAATCGTTGGGCCTGTCGCTCGGTGACCGAGCTTGCCTCGCCTTGGCATTGGACCTGCAGGCGGAGATGTTCACAACCGACGCTGACCTGGCGAGCGCAGATGTTGGGATAAGCATTACCAACGTGCGCGTGGCGGCAATGTAG
- a CDS encoding site-specific integrase, whose product MNDISSSSGVEADNLAAIMAGAVVVLDQVTSLEPFLPQLAPDDRERVDAYVARASADATLRAYKSDWRLFCAWCAENGYRPLPATPASVAAFLTLLAERGFVPAELRRTKNGKILPRKQPAPLGRATIGRRLAAIVFAHRAADMEPPTSQPDAARLEKAMRGIRKDKKGELPGKKRAADGDVLRDMLRSVRGEDLRSYRDRALLAVGMAGASAARSWSRSRSTG is encoded by the coding sequence GTGAACGACATCTCATCCAGTTCTGGCGTAGAAGCCGACAATCTCGCCGCGATCATGGCCGGCGCCGTGGTCGTGCTCGATCAGGTTACGTCACTCGAGCCGTTCCTGCCGCAACTCGCGCCCGATGATCGTGAGCGGGTCGATGCCTACGTGGCGCGAGCCTCTGCGGACGCTACCTTGCGCGCTTATAAGTCCGACTGGCGGCTGTTTTGCGCCTGGTGCGCAGAGAACGGGTATCGACCGCTCCCGGCGACGCCGGCGAGCGTCGCTGCATTTCTGACGCTTCTTGCCGAACGCGGGTTCGTACCGGCCGAGCTGAGACGAACGAAGAACGGCAAGATTCTACCGCGCAAGCAGCCCGCGCCGCTCGGTCGAGCTACGATCGGGCGTCGGCTGGCCGCGATCGTCTTCGCACACCGCGCCGCTGACATGGAGCCCCCAACCAGTCAGCCTGACGCGGCGCGGCTGGAGAAGGCGATGCGAGGCATCCGTAAGGATAAGAAGGGCGAACTGCCGGGCAAGAAGCGTGCAGCGGATGGCGACGTTCTACGCGACATGCTGCGCAGCGTTCGCGGCGAGGACCTCCGATCCTATCGGGACAGGGCGTTGCTTGCGGTCGGAATGGCCGGCGCCTCCGCCGCTCGGAGTTGGTCGCGATCACGGTCAACCGGATAA
- a CDS encoding site-specific integrase, with protein sequence MSSQGVALVVKAAALAAGYPPELFSGHSLRAGFLTEAGRQNANLFKMKEHSRHSSLEMVAEYVRDHERFREHAGEVFL encoded by the coding sequence ATGAGCTCGCAGGGCGTGGCACTCGTCGTCAAGGCAGCAGCGCTCGCCGCTGGCTATCCGCCCGAGCTATTCTCAGGACACAGCCTGCGCGCCGGGTTCCTCACCGAAGCTGGGCGACAGAATGCCAATCTATTCAAGATGAAAGAACACAGCCGACATTCGTCGCTCGAAATGGTCGCCGAATATGTACGTGATCATGAGCGCTTTCGCGAACACGCTGGCGAGGTTTTCTTATGA
- a CDS encoding ATP-binding protein: MTPASILTVALIEEADIVAARQRARQIADLLGFEAQDQTRIATAVSEIARNATTYGGGGRIEFGIENADVPSLIIRIRDKGPGIADVDAILEGRFRSTNGMGVGISGTRRLMDRFEFDSQPGHGTSVVLGKRLPRTVTSVSTARLAEIGKVLAASGASDPLAEARTQNQELLQALADLKAKQDESERLNAELEETNRGVVALYAELDEKAAQLSALNGQLEGRVAEAVAECQQANDTLRQSQKMEAVGQLTGGIAHDFNNLLQIVTGNLEMLSRRLPPDDARLRRAADNAMSGAQRAATLTQRLLAFARRQPLAPKPLDPNHLVDGMSDLMRRTLGETVSVDVRLAPELWKVEADANQLENALLNLAVNARDAMSPGGTLTISTANGIIGEADAEDDAIPGHYVSLAVCDTGAGMSEATMSRVFEPFFTTKDVGKGTGLGLSMVYGFVKQSGGHLRIESALDRGTTVTLYLPKFTGVAPAEEPVAVGKTAPAKPGETVLVVEDDPDVRAHSCDVLTELGYTVIAVADGPAAIVMLEGPSRIDLLFTDVVLAGPMNGRDIAEHAQTVRPSTPVLFTSGYAREAITQNARLDEGVTLLSKPFSYLDLASAIRAAIDKATTIRAPN; this comes from the coding sequence ATGACGCCGGCCTCAATCCTGACGGTAGCGCTCATCGAAGAGGCGGACATCGTCGCCGCCCGGCAGCGTGCGCGTCAGATCGCCGACCTGCTCGGCTTCGAGGCGCAGGACCAGACGCGGATCGCAACGGCCGTGTCCGAGATCGCGCGGAACGCAACGACCTATGGCGGGGGTGGCCGGATCGAGTTTGGCATCGAGAATGCCGACGTTCCAAGCCTGATTATCCGCATCCGGGACAAAGGTCCCGGCATTGCGGACGTGGATGCAATTCTGGAAGGGCGGTTCCGGAGCACCAACGGCATGGGCGTCGGTATCTCTGGAACTCGACGCCTGATGGATCGCTTCGAGTTCGACAGCCAGCCGGGGCACGGAACCTCCGTCGTCCTTGGGAAGCGGCTACCCCGGACGGTCACGTCCGTCAGCACTGCCAGGCTGGCTGAAATTGGGAAGGTCCTCGCCGCGTCCGGCGCGTCCGATCCGCTGGCCGAGGCGCGCACCCAGAACCAGGAATTGCTCCAGGCGCTGGCTGACCTCAAGGCTAAGCAGGACGAGAGTGAGCGGCTAAACGCAGAACTGGAAGAGACGAACCGCGGCGTGGTTGCCCTCTACGCCGAACTTGACGAGAAGGCTGCGCAGCTTTCTGCGCTCAACGGTCAGCTCGAAGGACGTGTCGCCGAGGCGGTCGCAGAGTGCCAGCAGGCCAACGACACGCTGCGTCAGAGCCAGAAGATGGAGGCGGTCGGGCAGCTCACCGGAGGCATCGCTCATGACTTCAACAATCTGCTCCAGATCGTCACTGGCAACCTTGAGATGCTCTCGCGCAGGCTTCCGCCTGACGATGCGCGTCTTCGGCGGGCGGCAGATAATGCGATGTCAGGAGCTCAGCGTGCCGCGACCCTGACGCAGCGGCTGCTGGCCTTCGCTCGTCGCCAGCCGCTGGCGCCAAAGCCGCTCGATCCGAACCATCTGGTCGATGGCATGTCGGATCTTATGCGACGAACGCTCGGCGAGACCGTGTCTGTTGATGTTCGGCTTGCGCCTGAGCTGTGGAAGGTCGAGGCGGACGCCAATCAATTGGAAAATGCGCTTCTCAACCTTGCGGTAAACGCTCGCGATGCGATGTCTCCCGGCGGTACGCTGACGATCTCGACGGCCAATGGCATCATCGGGGAGGCGGACGCTGAGGATGATGCCATTCCTGGTCATTACGTCTCGTTGGCGGTCTGCGACACGGGGGCTGGTATGTCCGAAGCGACAATGTCCCGTGTGTTCGAGCCATTCTTCACGACCAAGGACGTCGGCAAAGGTACCGGTCTTGGTCTCTCGATGGTCTACGGCTTCGTCAAACAGTCTGGGGGGCATCTCAGGATCGAGAGCGCGCTTGATCGGGGTACGACCGTAACGCTGTACTTGCCGAAGTTCACCGGTGTCGCGCCGGCGGAAGAGCCGGTGGCCGTCGGTAAAACGGCGCCAGCCAAACCAGGAGAGACCGTCCTTGTTGTCGAGGATGATCCTGACGTTCGTGCGCATAGCTGTGACGTTCTGACCGAGCTCGGTTATACCGTCATAGCCGTGGCGGATGGACCTGCCGCAATCGTCATGCTCGAGGGTCCATCCCGGATCGATCTCCTCTTCACCGACGTAGTTTTGGCCGGCCCGATGAACGGCCGAGACATCGCTGAGCATGCTCAGACTGTGCGGCCTTCAACGCCGGTCTTATTCACTTCCGGGTACGCCCGAGAAGCCATCACTCAGAATGCTCGTCTTGATGAAGGTGTTACCTTGCTATCCAAGCCGTTTAGCTACCTCGACTTAGCCTCAGCGATCCGTGCCGCGATCGACAAGGCAACCACAATCAGGGCTCCCAACTGA
- a CDS encoding ATP-binding SpoIIE family protein phosphatase, whose amino-acid sequence MRLIEVRDVSQVAEARRTAVALAETHGFDESDAGRVAIVATELATNILKHGDGGNLLIDSFEDASGAGIECMALDKGIGMADVALSMRDGHSTTGTAGNGLGAVFRGSHATDIYSAPGCGTAIMARLQKGRPGSDRQVEHPTYGAVSLPMRGEEACGDAWCRKDDDSGPTFMVADGLGHGPLAAQAAHAATRTFHASSNISPSEMLVAMHGALRPTRGAAVGIAHFDASSRQIVFAGVGNIAATLVDAENGVRRMISNNGTIGHIARRMRDFIYPVTTTTLVILASDGLATSWDLASYPGLFSHHPALIAGVLWRDFNRGRDDVTVFVSRIEVA is encoded by the coding sequence ATGCGCCTGATCGAAGTTCGAGACGTCTCTCAGGTTGCGGAGGCCCGTCGTACGGCGGTTGCGTTAGCCGAGACCCACGGGTTTGATGAAAGCGACGCTGGCAGGGTCGCGATCGTGGCAACCGAGCTGGCGACCAACATCCTCAAGCACGGCGACGGAGGCAATCTGCTTATAGATAGCTTCGAGGATGCGTCCGGTGCCGGCATCGAGTGCATGGCACTCGACAAGGGCATCGGCATGGCGGACGTCGCTTTATCGATGCGGGACGGCCATTCCACCACCGGTACCGCGGGCAACGGGCTGGGTGCGGTTTTTCGAGGGTCCCACGCCACCGACATCTACTCGGCACCGGGTTGCGGCACAGCGATCATGGCTCGCTTGCAAAAAGGTCGGCCCGGCAGCGATCGTCAAGTCGAACATCCCACTTACGGCGCCGTCAGCCTGCCAATGCGGGGCGAGGAGGCATGCGGCGACGCCTGGTGCCGGAAGGACGATGACAGCGGACCCACTTTCATGGTGGCGGATGGACTTGGCCACGGACCTCTGGCTGCACAGGCGGCACACGCGGCAACGCGTACCTTCCACGCCTCGAGTAACATATCACCCAGCGAAATGCTCGTAGCGATGCACGGCGCGCTGCGTCCAACCCGTGGGGCTGCGGTTGGGATCGCGCACTTCGACGCGAGCAGTCGCCAAATTGTCTTCGCCGGCGTCGGCAACATCGCGGCGACGCTCGTTGACGCCGAAAACGGCGTTCGGCGCATGATCTCGAATAACGGTACCATCGGCCACATTGCGCGTCGGATGCGGGATTTCATCTATCCGGTTACGACGACCACTCTCGTCATCCTGGCTTCCGATGGCTTGGCGACGAGCTGGGACTTGGCGTCCTATCCCGGCCTCTTCTCTCACCATCCAGCGCTTATCGCTGGCGTACTCTGGCGCGATTTCAACCGTGGCCGAGACGATGTCACAGTATTCGTAAGCAGGATCGAAGTGGCATGA
- a CDS encoding ATP-binding protein, producing the protein MSATRDDVLPIRESDDVVRVRQAVRVQAVAAGLGLVDQTKIVTAASELARNTLDYGLGGTARIETFTGNPRRGVRLTFEDTGPGIPDLERALTDGYTTGGGLGLGLSGARRLCNEFEIESKVGHGTRITIARWK; encoded by the coding sequence ATGAGCGCGACGAGGGATGACGTCCTGCCGATCAGGGAGTCCGACGACGTCGTCCGCGTTCGTCAGGCTGTTCGCGTCCAGGCTGTCGCGGCAGGGCTAGGCCTCGTCGACCAGACGAAGATCGTGACTGCCGCGAGCGAACTGGCGCGCAACACGCTGGACTATGGCCTTGGCGGTACCGCCCGGATCGAGACGTTCACCGGCAATCCTCGACGAGGCGTACGGCTGACGTTCGAGGATACTGGCCCGGGTATTCCAGACCTCGAACGGGCGTTGACGGACGGCTATACCACTGGGGGCGGCCTTGGCTTGGGGCTAAGCGGCGCGCGTCGGCTGTGCAACGAGTTCGAGATAGAATCGAAAGTCGGCCACGGAACGCGCATCACCATCGCGCGGTGGAAGTGA
- a CDS encoding STAS domain-containing protein has translation MDRIPILKLGRALLVSIQVDIHDRLAKALEEDLSERIVATGARGVMIDISGLEIVDSFMGRMLDNIAAVSRLLDADTVVVGMRPAVAITLVELGLSLTGVKTALNVERGMALIGSGQYDEIEGDDAPGGGDERDEG, from the coding sequence ATGGACCGCATTCCCATTCTCAAGCTCGGCCGTGCGCTGCTCGTCAGCATCCAAGTCGACATCCACGATCGGCTTGCCAAGGCGCTGGAGGAGGATTTGTCCGAGCGCATCGTCGCGACCGGCGCGCGCGGCGTGATGATCGACATCTCGGGGTTGGAGATCGTCGACTCGTTCATGGGCCGAATGCTGGACAATATCGCGGCCGTGTCGCGCCTGCTCGATGCCGACACCGTTGTGGTCGGTATGCGCCCCGCGGTCGCCATCACGCTCGTCGAGCTTGGACTGTCCCTGACCGGGGTGAAGACCGCCCTTAACGTCGAGCGCGGAATGGCGCTTATCGGCAGCGGCCAATACGATGAGATCGAAGGCGACGACGCCCCGGGGGGCGGCGATGAGCGCGACGAGGGATGA